The following are from one region of the Sorghum bicolor cultivar BTx623 chromosome 2, Sorghum_bicolor_NCBIv3, whole genome shotgun sequence genome:
- the LOC8063542 gene encoding peroxidase E5, with protein MMAAAWKNKHAALIITVLAFLAPMACHGGGLINFTLLCSGGWVRPITVSLPPLVTITIGCPNNGPSEDPYVPPSPNPNNEPAPPSGAGLYLDYYNYSCPNAETIVREVVEDEIAKQGRGIGAGLIRLHFHDCFVQGCDASVLLNTTASGNSDTEREGGANKNSLRGLDVIDKAKAALEKACPSTAVSCADILAFAARDAARNLSGGKIEYKTPAGRWDGRESSADETGTLPGPFSPLDTLVAKFADQGLNRTDLVLLSAAHSIGRARCIFRSSRPGMNQTLVDDLNGQCKSNTSSVNQDYKTPDVLDSQYYQNVFDNDALFDSDAALTSSIYTKALVETYRTNLMNQFEKDFGEAMVKMGKIKTKTKGDKDVEIRKQCWTYNAPPNY; from the exons ATGATGGCAGCAGCTTGGAAGAATAAGCATGCTGCACTAATCATCACCGTGCTCGCGTTCCTCGCACCCATGGCGTGCCATGGCGGCGGCCTCATCAATTTCACTCTCCTCTGCTCGGGAGGGTGGGTTCGCCCAATAACAGTCAGCCTCCCGCCGTTAGTGACCATCACGATCGGCTGTCCTAATAATGGCCCCAGCGAGGACCCCTATGTGCCTCCAAGTCCCAATCCCAACAACGAGCCTGCTCCTCCCTCAGGAGCAGGGCTCTACTTGGACTACTACAATTACTCGTGCCCTAACGCCGAGACCATCGTCAGGGAGGTTGTGGAGGACGAGATCGCGAAACAGGGCCGTGGCATCGGCGCCGGCCTCATTCGTCTCCACTTCCACGACTGCTTTGTTCAG GGATGCGATGCTTCCGTTCTCCTGAACACGACCGCATCAGGGAACAGCGACACGGAGAGGGAAGGCGGAGCCAACAAGAACAGCCTGCGCGGCTTGGACGTGATCGACAAAGCCAAGGCCGCGCTGGAGAAGGCCTGCCCCAGCACGGCGGTCTCCTGCGCCGACATCCTCGCCTTCGCCGCGCGCGACGCCGCGCGCAACCTCAGCGGCGGCAAGATCGAGTACAAGACGCCGGCCGGTCGCTGGGACGGGCGCGAGTCCTCCGCCGACGAGACAGGCACGCTGCCGGGGCCCTTCTCCCCCCTCGACACTCTCGTGGCCAAATTCGCCGACCAGGGGCTCAACCGGACCGACCTGGTGCTTCTCTCCGCCGCTCACTCCATCGGCCGCGCCCGCTGCATCTTCAGATCCAGCCGCCCGGGCATGAACCAGACCCTCGTCGATGACCTTAACGGGCAGTGCAAGAGTAACACCAGCAGTGTGAACCAAGACTACAAGACCCCTGACGTCCTGGACAGCCAGTACTACCAGAACGTGTTCGACAACGACGCGCTCTTCGACTCGGACGCTGCGCTTACCAGCTCCATTTACACCAAAGCACTGGTGGAAACCTACAGGACTAACTTGATGAACCAGTTCGAGAAGGACTTTGGGGAAGCCATGGTGAAGATGGGCAAAATCAAGACTAAGACGAAAGGCGACAAGGACGTCGAGATAAGGAAGCAATGCTGGACTTACAACGCGCCTCCTAACTACTGA